The Amycolatopsis sp. 195334CR genome window below encodes:
- a CDS encoding DUF6541 family protein codes for MPTPDTFWTSLSTISVYLVVLAVPGGLIGIGAGLRGWALAGLAPLFTYFSLGSAGPWLSMAGLPYNTATAAAFSLLLAGLAFGVRMLARSRGWVSKVPLPRGPHWTKRAHAAVIGCVLLATALSMIVVLSAADGASSVFQRWDTVYHANGIRYIAETGDGSLVGMSTINWYPDGSFYPNAYHLVGALVYSISGASIPAALNGITVPIAGIFALALAATIRQFGGRAAFAGSAAIVAGAATTGAYESVSSGLLPFALGIVLTPLAAVALQRFLTRPDVESGMVFALTIVGLLLAHSSALFGAILFTIPLLLQRWFRREGVWWRDLLRMVPAGLAALVLAAPQVLGAIAFTSSSYPYIPWASDIPVSSALAQLLTFRQVLQEPQMVLCVLLVAGILTARALGAMRWVAFSALLLSGTFVLVACYGALPWVISFSRPWWNDRYRLMSLAAIPLCLLAAHGLAELQRLLAKVAAGWDWVKARPRLPARIGVASAVLLVSVLAVGTNGFYTTANATAVAYAYHNGPESIGRPVPVTDFEVDAMREMGKFAVPGEKVLNDRLDGTAWLFAISGVRPVAGHYDPGVAPPDATFLSNHFREYDTNPDVRAAVERLNVRHVLLGSGSIKPDVIRAPGLRDLDGLPFLEKIYANPDAMIYRILR; via the coding sequence GTGCCAACACCGGATACGTTCTGGACCTCCCTGAGCACGATCAGTGTCTACCTGGTCGTGCTGGCGGTGCCGGGCGGCTTGATCGGGATCGGCGCCGGCCTGCGGGGCTGGGCCCTGGCCGGACTGGCGCCACTGTTCACCTACTTTTCACTGGGCTCGGCCGGGCCGTGGCTGTCGATGGCGGGCCTGCCCTACAACACGGCCACCGCCGCCGCCTTCTCCCTGCTGCTGGCCGGCCTCGCCTTCGGCGTGCGGATGCTGGCCCGCTCGCGCGGCTGGGTGTCGAAGGTGCCGCTGCCTCGGGGGCCGCACTGGACCAAGCGCGCGCACGCGGCGGTGATCGGCTGCGTGCTGCTGGCCACCGCGCTGTCGATGATCGTGGTGCTCTCCGCCGCCGACGGTGCCAGCTCGGTCTTCCAGCGCTGGGACACCGTCTACCACGCGAACGGCATCCGCTACATCGCCGAGACCGGCGACGGCTCGCTGGTCGGCATGTCGACCATCAACTGGTACCCGGACGGCTCCTTCTACCCGAACGCCTACCACCTGGTCGGCGCGCTGGTGTACTCGATCTCCGGCGCCTCCATCCCGGCCGCGCTGAACGGCATCACGGTGCCGATCGCCGGCATCTTCGCCCTGGCGCTGGCCGCCACCATCCGCCAGTTCGGCGGGCGCGCGGCCTTCGCCGGCAGCGCCGCCATCGTGGCCGGGGCGGCCACCACCGGCGCCTACGAGTCGGTGTCGAGCGGGCTGCTGCCGTTCGCGCTGGGCATCGTGCTCACCCCGCTGGCCGCGGTCGCCCTCCAGCGGTTCCTGACCCGGCCGGACGTGGAGTCCGGCATGGTGTTCGCGCTGACCATCGTCGGGCTGCTCCTGGCGCACTCCAGCGCCCTGTTCGGCGCCATCCTGTTCACCATCCCGCTGCTGCTCCAGCGCTGGTTCCGGCGCGAGGGCGTGTGGTGGCGCGACCTGCTGCGGATGGTCCCGGCCGGGCTCGCCGCGCTGGTGCTGGCGGCGCCACAGGTGCTCGGCGCGATCGCGTTCACCTCCAGCTCGTACCCGTACATCCCGTGGGCGTCGGACATCCCGGTGTCCTCGGCGCTGGCGCAGCTGCTGACCTTCCGGCAGGTGCTCCAGGAACCGCAGATGGTGCTGTGCGTGCTGCTGGTGGCGGGCATCCTGACCGCGCGGGCGCTCGGCGCCATGCGCTGGGTGGCCTTCTCCGCGCTGCTGCTGTCCGGCACCTTCGTGCTGGTCGCCTGCTACGGCGCGCTGCCGTGGGTGATCTCGTTCTCCCGGCCGTGGTGGAACGACCGGTACCGGCTGATGTCGCTGGCCGCGATCCCGTTGTGCCTGCTCGCCGCGCACGGCCTGGCCGAACTGCAGCGCCTGCTGGCCAAGGTGGCCGCGGGCTGGGACTGGGTCAAGGCCCGGCCGCGGCTGCCCGCCCGGATCGGCGTGGCCAGCGCGGTGCTGCTGGTCAGCGTGCTCGCGGTGGGCACCAACGGCTTCTACACCACGGCGAACGCGACCGCGGTGGCGTACGCGTACCACAACGGGCCCGAGTCGATCGGCCGTCCGGTGCCGGTCACCGACTTCGAGGTCGACGCGATGCGGGAGATGGGCAAGTTCGCCGTGCCCGGCGAGAAGGTGCTCAACGACCGGCTGGACGGCACGGCCTGGCTGTTCGCCATCTCCGGGGTGCGGCCGGTGGCCGGGCACTACGACCCCGGGGTGGCGCCGCCGGACGCCACCTTCCTGTCGAACCACTTCCGCGAGTACGACACGAACCCGGACGTCCGCGCAGCTGTCGAGCGGCTGAACGTGCGGCACGTGCTGCTGGGCTCGGGCTCGATCAAGCCGGACGTGATCCGGGCGCCGGGGCTGCGCGACCTCGACGGGCTGCCGTTCCTGGAGAAGATCTACGCGAACCCGGACGCGATGATCTACCGCATCCTGCGCTGA
- a CDS encoding LLM class flavin-dependent oxidoreductase, which translates to MRVGIVILPEDRWWAAEPKWRAAEEYGFDHAWTYDHLGWRDLVDGPWFSAIPTLTAAATVTEKIRLGTLVASPVARHPVPFMRELITLDDVSDGRALLGVGAGVTSAHYDAVAIGEAELTDRQRADRFTEFVEALDGLLTQDKFDYPGEYYTARGARNLPGCVQRPRLPFLIAANGPRTMRLAARFGSGWVTTGQKTDDQDRWWAGVAEKVAKFDEILAAAGREHHAIDRYLSLDAAPVFSLSSVEAFTDAAGRAQELGFTDVVSHWPRSSSWYEGREAVLEQVAADVLPRLQGR; encoded by the coding sequence GTGCGAGTAGGCATTGTGATCCTTCCCGAAGATCGTTGGTGGGCGGCCGAGCCGAAGTGGCGGGCCGCCGAGGAGTACGGCTTCGACCACGCCTGGACCTATGACCACCTCGGCTGGCGGGACCTCGTCGACGGCCCGTGGTTCAGCGCCATCCCGACGCTGACCGCCGCCGCGACGGTCACCGAGAAGATCCGCCTCGGCACCCTGGTCGCCTCCCCGGTGGCCCGGCACCCGGTGCCGTTCATGCGCGAGCTGATCACCCTCGACGACGTGTCCGACGGCCGCGCGCTGCTCGGCGTCGGCGCCGGGGTGACCAGCGCGCACTACGACGCGGTGGCCATCGGCGAGGCCGAGCTGACCGACCGCCAGCGCGCCGACCGCTTCACCGAGTTCGTCGAAGCCCTCGACGGCCTGCTGACCCAGGACAAGTTCGACTACCCCGGCGAGTACTACACCGCGCGCGGCGCCCGGAACCTGCCCGGCTGCGTGCAGCGCCCGCGGCTGCCGTTCCTGATCGCCGCGAACGGGCCGAGGACCATGCGCCTGGCCGCCCGGTTCGGCTCCGGCTGGGTGACCACCGGTCAGAAGACCGACGACCAGGACCGGTGGTGGGCGGGCGTCGCCGAGAAGGTGGCGAAGTTCGACGAGATCCTCGCCGCGGCGGGTCGCGAGCACCACGCGATCGACCGCTACCTGAGCCTGGACGCCGCGCCGGTCTTCTCGCTGAGCAGCGTGGAGGCCTTCACCGACGCGGCCGGGCGCGCGCAGGAGCTGGGCTTCACCGACGTGGTGTCCCACTGGCCGCGGTCGAGCAGTTGGTACGAGGGCCGGGAGGCCGTGCTCGAACAGGTCGCCGCTGACGTCCTGCCGCGACTGCAGGGTCGGTAA
- a CDS encoding Cof-type HAD-IIB family hydrolase: MEKPLLIASDIDGTLLSPLAELTARTLTALRRAAADGVPVVLASGRPPRWIPPVARPAGLTGYAVCSNGAVIYHIGKDEVVEVRGRLEPVQLIDYAKEVELAIPGCKFAAERVGRRAVDPEIHNYVYETGYRNPWGDGEGFSVPRAETLGHPAVKLLVRHQGMTSDEMAAAAREVLGDAVDITYSSNAGLIELAAPGMTKGSGLGWVTERLDVPADRVVAFGDMPNDIDMLRWAGHGVAMANAHPALLEVADETTAPNSEDGVAQVLERWF, from the coding sequence GTGGAGAAACCCCTGCTGATCGCGTCCGACATCGATGGCACCCTGCTCTCGCCGCTGGCCGAGCTGACCGCGCGCACGCTCACCGCGCTCCGGCGCGCCGCCGCGGACGGGGTGCCGGTGGTGCTCGCGAGCGGTCGCCCGCCACGCTGGATCCCGCCCGTCGCTCGCCCAGCCGGTCTAACCGGTTACGCAGTGTGTTCGAACGGTGCGGTGATCTACCACATCGGCAAGGACGAGGTCGTCGAAGTCCGCGGGCGGCTCGAACCGGTGCAGCTGATCGACTACGCGAAGGAGGTCGAGCTGGCGATCCCGGGCTGCAAGTTCGCCGCGGAGCGCGTCGGCAGGCGGGCGGTCGACCCGGAGATCCACAACTACGTGTACGAGACGGGCTACCGCAACCCGTGGGGCGACGGCGAGGGGTTCTCGGTCCCGCGCGCCGAAACGCTCGGGCACCCGGCGGTCAAGCTGCTGGTGCGGCACCAGGGCATGACCTCGGACGAGATGGCGGCCGCGGCGCGCGAGGTGCTCGGGGACGCGGTGGACATCACGTACTCGTCGAATGCGGGGCTGATCGAGCTGGCCGCGCCGGGCATGACCAAGGGCAGCGGGCTGGGCTGGGTGACCGAGCGGCTGGACGTGCCGGCCGACCGGGTGGTCGCCTTCGGGGACATGCCGAACGACATCGACATGCTGCGCTGGGCGGGCCACGGCGTGGCGATGGCGAACGCGCACCCGGCCCTGCTGGAAGTCGCCGACGAAACCACCGCCCCGAACTCGGAAGACGGCGTCGCCCAAGTCCTGGAACGGTGGTTCTGA
- a CDS encoding 1-acyl-sn-glycerol-3-phosphate acyltransferase: MAELVYPPVVLAAKLMFRVLDNKLRVAGAEHIPATGGAVIACNHVSYLDFIFCGLGAQPAKRLVRFMAKQEIFANKVAGPLMRGMHHIPVDRSAGAASYREAVARLRAGEVVGVFPEATISRSFTVKEIKSGAVRMAAEAGVPVVPMALWGTHRLWTKGRPRTLTKRHVPISILAGEPFSPGPDDDAEVLTKDLRARMSALLDRVQADYPEQPATEDERWWLPAHLGGTAPTPEAAAALDARRE; encoded by the coding sequence ATGGCTGAACTGGTGTACCCGCCCGTCGTGCTGGCGGCCAAGTTGATGTTCCGCGTGCTCGACAACAAGCTGCGCGTGGCCGGGGCGGAGCACATCCCCGCCACCGGTGGCGCGGTGATCGCCTGCAACCACGTGAGCTACCTGGACTTCATCTTCTGCGGGCTGGGCGCGCAACCGGCCAAGCGGCTGGTGCGGTTCATGGCGAAGCAGGAGATCTTCGCGAACAAGGTGGCCGGGCCGCTGATGCGCGGGATGCACCACATCCCGGTGGACCGGTCGGCCGGGGCCGCTTCGTACCGGGAGGCGGTGGCGCGGCTGCGGGCCGGTGAGGTCGTCGGCGTGTTCCCGGAGGCGACGATCAGCCGGTCGTTCACCGTGAAGGAGATCAAGTCGGGCGCGGTGCGGATGGCCGCCGAGGCCGGGGTGCCGGTGGTGCCGATGGCGCTGTGGGGCACGCACCGCCTGTGGACGAAGGGGCGCCCGCGCACGCTGACGAAGCGGCACGTGCCGATCTCGATCCTGGCGGGGGAGCCGTTCAGCCCGGGCCCCGACGACGACGCCGAGGTGCTGACGAAGGACCTGCGGGCGCGGATGAGCGCGCTGCTGGACCGCGTGCAGGCCGACTACCCGGAACAACCCGCCACCGAGGACGAGCGGTGGTGGCTGCCCGCGCACCTGGGCGGCACGGCCCCCACCCCGGAAGCCGCTGCCGCCCTGGACGCCCGCCGGGAGTGA
- a CDS encoding DUF6541 family protein translates to MPISTSGWSTLGPVCAFLLVLGAPGLLVGAAAGLRGWRLAGLAPLLGYAVGGVFGPLLPLLGLPFNGFSFVACTLLLTAVAAATRRYRRDAVHDRVWTPRAHAGVAACLLLAAGIGAYAVYSGLGGINAIPQGFDAPFHANGIRYIAESGDSGLFGLGSLHWYDDGLFYPNGYHLPAALVFQLTGATVPAVLNAHTMLSGGLLALSVVTMVRHFGGRAVLAGASALTSVGATMVTYGAWSSPLLPYTLAVALTPLIVVAGHRYLLRPALDTGLVLAAGAVALLAIHSSALFGGLLFVVPLLVQRWRTLGRDLLALLPVLLGGGVLALPHLLGALNLAGNFTYTGWVANTTPTQAVGELLLFSHNSLDPQLLLAGAVVLGLIGFRRLGDLRWLAGSAAVFGVLYLLVATSDHPLVMAISRPWWDDKFRLVAMAGLAMCVLAGHGIAEVQRVLREVGGRFAPRVAGALAAVVVLGGFLVASQGAYLRNNADYVALTWGNTARKPDAVVVVTPNEAAAMLELGKRAKPGEWAMNDWFDGSVWTYAIGGVRTIIAHDERAGRQADTELLTQHFAEYGTNAAVRDAVERRNLHWVLVTAKAGEANATKRSPGMASLEGLPFLEVVYRNPDATLYRILRADAPGETNVVAAPG, encoded by the coding sequence GTGCCCATTTCCACGTCCGGCTGGTCCACGCTGGGACCGGTCTGCGCTTTCCTGCTGGTGCTCGGCGCACCGGGGTTGCTCGTCGGCGCCGCCGCCGGGCTGCGCGGCTGGCGGCTGGCCGGGCTGGCGCCGCTGCTCGGGTACGCCGTCGGCGGTGTCTTCGGACCGCTGCTGCCGCTGCTCGGGCTGCCGTTCAACGGGTTCTCGTTCGTCGCGTGCACGCTGCTGCTCACCGCGGTGGCCGCGGCCACCCGCCGCTACCGCCGTGACGCCGTCCACGACCGGGTGTGGACCCCGCGGGCGCACGCCGGGGTCGCCGCCTGCCTGCTGCTCGCGGCCGGGATCGGCGCGTACGCGGTGTACAGCGGGCTCGGCGGCATCAACGCGATCCCGCAGGGCTTCGACGCGCCCTTCCACGCCAACGGCATCCGCTACATCGCCGAGAGCGGCGACAGCGGCCTGTTCGGCCTCGGCTCGCTGCACTGGTACGACGACGGCCTCTTCTACCCGAACGGCTACCACCTGCCCGCCGCGCTGGTCTTCCAGCTCACCGGCGCCACCGTGCCCGCGGTGCTGAACGCGCACACCATGCTCTCCGGCGGGCTGCTGGCGCTGTCGGTGGTGACCATGGTCCGGCACTTCGGCGGCCGTGCCGTGCTCGCCGGCGCGAGCGCGCTGACCTCGGTCGGCGCCACGATGGTCACCTACGGCGCGTGGAGCAGCCCGCTGCTGCCGTACACCCTGGCCGTCGCGCTGACGCCGCTGATCGTCGTCGCCGGGCACCGGTACCTGCTGCGCCCGGCGCTCGACACCGGGCTGGTGCTCGCCGCGGGCGCGGTGGCCCTGCTCGCCATCCACTCCAGCGCGTTGTTCGGCGGCCTGCTGTTCGTGGTGCCGCTGCTCGTGCAGCGCTGGCGCACGCTCGGCCGCGACCTCCTGGCGCTGCTGCCGGTCCTGCTCGGCGGCGGGGTGCTCGCGCTGCCGCACCTGCTCGGCGCGCTGAACCTGGCCGGGAACTTCACCTACACCGGCTGGGTCGCGAACACCACGCCCACGCAGGCCGTCGGCGAACTCCTGTTGTTCTCGCACAATTCACTCGACCCGCAGCTGCTGCTGGCCGGTGCCGTGGTGCTCGGGCTGATCGGGTTCCGGCGGCTCGGCGACCTGCGCTGGCTCGCCGGGTCGGCCGCCGTGTTCGGCGTGCTCTACCTGCTCGTGGCGACCTCGGACCACCCGCTGGTGATGGCGATTTCGCGGCCGTGGTGGGACGACAAGTTCCGGCTGGTCGCGATGGCCGGGCTGGCCATGTGCGTACTGGCCGGGCACGGCATCGCCGAGGTCCAGCGCGTGCTGCGCGAGGTCGGCGGCCGGTTCGCGCCACGGGTGGCCGGCGCGCTCGCCGCGGTGGTCGTGCTCGGCGGTTTCCTGGTCGCGTCCCAGGGCGCCTACCTGCGCAACAACGCCGACTACGTGGCGCTGACCTGGGGCAACACCGCACGCAAACCGGATGCGGTCGTGGTGGTCACGCCGAACGAAGCCGCCGCGATGCTGGAGCTGGGCAAGCGCGCCAAGCCCGGTGAATGGGCGATGAACGACTGGTTCGACGGCAGTGTCTGGACCTACGCGATCGGCGGCGTGCGCACAATCATCGCCCACGACGAGCGCGCGGGCAGGCAGGCCGACACCGAGCTGCTCACCCAGCACTTCGCCGAGTACGGCACGAACGCCGCCGTGCGCGACGCGGTCGAGCGCCGCAACCTGCACTGGGTGCTGGTCACCGCGAAGGCGGGCGAGGCCAACGCGACCAAGCGCTCCCCCGGCATGGCCTCGCTGGAGGGGTTGCCGTTCCTCGAAGTCGTCTACCGCAACCCGGACGCGACGCTCTACCGGATCCTCCGCGCGGACGCACCGGGGGAGACGAACGTCGTAGCGGCACCGGGGTGA
- a CDS encoding DUF6541 family protein encodes MFDALTIALYALVIFLPGLLTGFAAGLRGWVLAGMAPLFTYAIGGLAGPWLAAIGLPFNVLTFVIATIVFTGVAFGLRWLVSRRSRPEPDAPLWARAGHLSVLACLLLAGAVGIFTVWRGLVELDAISQGFDAVYHANAIRYIADTGDGSLFGTSLTNWYAERGGLFYPNAYHLIGTVAYQLSGATIPAIMNTNTLLLPGLLSLSLVAVVREFRGRAVMAGAVALVAIAPTAVMYQSMSRGPLLPFLLGLALTPLGTVALHRYLVRPALDTGLVFVLAAVGLLTVHSSTLFAGIVFALPMIAQRWLSARKWKPIGRDLLALLPIGVASMVVAAMQLFGAIGLASGDVPYWGWPSQGTTGSALGTLLSFQHDMPRPQIWLAAALFLGLVFFRKLNGLRWIGGTALVSGLLYIAVSSSNHPLVMAISRPWWDDPYRFVSMAMVPLVVIAGHGLAELATWLKDGIARWRSATWLAPVTAVVVLAGFVGITNGLYTGANTGWVTPGYGNGPGVDKHKLPVSPDEAQAMLELEKRAQPGDWVMNDRFDGGAWVYAISGVRGVAGHYDQALPPADALLLADRFRDYATDPAVRAAVQRLNIRWVLVGQYGYPPEATRQKGLVGLDGQPFVKLVYRNADASLYQLTP; translated from the coding sequence GTGTTCGACGCCCTCACCATCGCGCTCTACGCGCTGGTCATCTTCCTGCCGGGTCTGCTGACCGGGTTCGCGGCCGGGCTGCGCGGCTGGGTGCTGGCGGGCATGGCGCCGCTGTTCACCTACGCCATCGGCGGGCTGGCCGGGCCGTGGCTGGCGGCCATCGGCCTGCCGTTCAACGTGCTCACGTTCGTCATCGCCACAATCGTGTTCACCGGTGTGGCGTTCGGCCTGCGGTGGCTCGTTTCGCGGCGGTCCCGGCCGGAACCGGACGCACCGCTGTGGGCCCGCGCCGGCCACCTGTCCGTGCTGGCGTGCCTGCTCCTCGCGGGCGCGGTCGGCATCTTCACCGTGTGGCGCGGGCTGGTCGAGCTGGACGCGATCTCGCAGGGCTTCGACGCGGTGTACCACGCGAACGCGATCCGGTACATCGCCGACACCGGCGACGGCAGCCTGTTCGGCACCAGCCTGACGAACTGGTACGCCGAGCGCGGCGGGCTGTTCTACCCCAACGCCTACCACCTGATCGGCACGGTCGCCTACCAGCTCAGCGGCGCCACCATCCCGGCCATCATGAACACGAACACGCTGCTCCTGCCGGGGTTGCTGTCGCTGTCGCTGGTCGCCGTGGTGCGCGAGTTCCGCGGGCGCGCGGTGATGGCCGGCGCGGTGGCGCTGGTGGCGATCGCGCCGACCGCGGTGATGTACCAGTCGATGTCGCGCGGGCCGCTGCTGCCGTTCCTGCTCGGGCTGGCGCTGACCCCGCTGGGCACGGTAGCGCTGCACCGGTACCTGGTGCGCCCGGCGCTGGACACCGGGCTGGTCTTCGTGCTCGCCGCGGTCGGGCTGCTGACCGTGCACTCGTCGACGTTGTTCGCCGGGATCGTGTTCGCGTTGCCGATGATCGCGCAGCGGTGGCTTTCGGCCCGCAAGTGGAAGCCGATCGGGCGGGACCTGCTGGCGCTGCTGCCGATCGGCGTGGCCAGCATGGTGGTCGCCGCGATGCAGTTGTTCGGCGCGATCGGGCTGGCCAGCGGGGACGTGCCGTACTGGGGCTGGCCGAGCCAGGGCACCACCGGTTCGGCGCTGGGCACGCTGCTGAGCTTCCAGCACGACATGCCGCGGCCGCAGATCTGGCTGGCCGCCGCGTTGTTCCTGGGGCTGGTGTTCTTCCGGAAGCTGAACGGGCTGCGCTGGATCGGCGGCACCGCGCTGGTGTCCGGGTTGCTGTACATCGCGGTGTCCTCGTCGAACCATCCGCTGGTGATGGCGATTTCCCGGCCGTGGTGGGACGACCCGTACCGGTTCGTGTCGATGGCCATGGTGCCGCTGGTGGTGATCGCCGGGCACGGGCTGGCCGAGCTGGCGACCTGGTTGAAGGACGGCATCGCGCGGTGGCGCTCGGCGACGTGGCTCGCCCCGGTGACCGCGGTGGTGGTGCTGGCCGGGTTCGTGGGGATCACGAACGGCCTGTACACAGGCGCGAACACCGGCTGGGTGACGCCGGGGTACGGCAACGGGCCCGGGGTGGACAAGCACAAGCTGCCGGTCAGCCCGGACGAGGCGCAGGCGATGTTGGAGCTGGAGAAGCGCGCGCAGCCGGGTGACTGGGTGATGAACGACCGCTTCGACGGCGGGGCGTGGGTGTACGCGATCAGCGGGGTGCGCGGCGTGGCCGGGCACTACGACCAGGCCCTCCCCCCGGCCGACGCGCTCCTGCTGGCGGACCGCTTCCGCGACTACGCCACCGACCCGGCCGTACGGGCCGCCGTGCAGCGGCTGAACATCCGCTGGGTGCTGGTCGGCCAGTACGGCTACCCGCCGGAAGCGACGCGGCAGAAGGGCCTCGTCGGTTTGGACGGGCAGCCGTTCGTGAAGCTGGTTTACCGGAACGCGGACGCTTCGCTGTACCAGCTGACCCCGTAG
- a CDS encoding lysylphosphatidylglycerol synthase transmembrane domain-containing protein, producing MTTVEPDETAVEVAGKAPKSTKAKLIDAARWLAIAVVIFFAARSLITSWDEFWVTMKGIPWLSSALSLVALVGSIAVGVYAWQIVVDELGKPIGYARGAQINLVGSLGKYIPGSVWAYLLQMELGRKAGLARARIFTASLIHLGVGVVAALVLSILAMPAVFANSPHAWWLLVLLPVGFTALHPKVLTWGTSLVLRILRRPPLDHQLSYKLIGKVFGALVLVYALQGTHLWLLANSVGAPGFGGFVLCIGAMAIAMTSGTFAFILPSGVGAREFAMVAVLTATAISGPQALAFAVASRVMFTVADLITAGGAALTARLQARRTATA from the coding sequence ATGACGACCGTCGAGCCCGACGAGACCGCCGTCGAGGTGGCAGGCAAGGCGCCCAAGTCCACCAAGGCGAAGCTCATCGACGCCGCCCGGTGGCTGGCGATCGCCGTGGTCATCTTCTTCGCCGCTCGTTCGCTGATCACCAGCTGGGACGAGTTCTGGGTGACCATGAAGGGCATCCCGTGGCTGTCCTCGGCGTTGTCGCTGGTCGCGCTGGTCGGCAGCATCGCGGTCGGGGTGTACGCCTGGCAGATCGTCGTCGACGAGCTGGGCAAGCCGATCGGGTACGCGCGGGGCGCGCAGATCAACCTGGTCGGTTCGCTCGGCAAGTACATCCCCGGTTCGGTGTGGGCGTATCTGCTGCAGATGGAGCTGGGCCGCAAGGCCGGGCTCGCGCGGGCCCGGATCTTCACCGCGTCGCTGATCCACCTCGGGGTCGGCGTGGTCGCCGCGCTGGTGCTGTCGATCCTGGCGATGCCCGCGGTGTTCGCGAACAGCCCGCACGCGTGGTGGCTGCTGGTCCTGCTGCCGGTCGGTTTCACCGCGCTGCACCCGAAGGTGCTGACCTGGGGCACTTCGCTGGTGCTTCGCATCCTGCGTCGTCCGCCGCTGGACCACCAGCTGTCGTACAAGCTGATCGGCAAGGTGTTCGGCGCGCTGGTGCTGGTGTACGCCCTGCAGGGCACGCACCTGTGGCTGCTGGCGAACTCGGTGGGTGCGCCCGGTTTCGGCGGTTTTGTGCTGTGCATCGGCGCGATGGCGATCGCGATGACCTCGGGCACGTTCGCGTTCATCCTGCCGAGCGGGGTGGGCGCGCGGGAGTTCGCCATGGTCGCGGTGCTGACCGCGACGGCGATCTCGGGCCCGCAGGCGCTGGCTTTCGCGGTGGCTTCGCGGGTCATGTTCACCGTCGCCGACCTCATCACCGCGGGCGGCGCGGCCCTGACCGCCCGCCTCCAGGCCCGCCGGACGGCCACCGCCTGA
- a CDS encoding acyl-CoA reductase: MSLTQRFPLGDSVAVGELVDRLQAEPDGGRLKVGDPRVVEFLTKFARKLLAPAVARRYPELASLGFFLRKAEIQKALGRLASDDESALRFPRGLVFHVPPANVDTIFVYSWALSALAGNHNVVRVSSRSAGAAEEVLTALNAALSEVDPETAALITQTQRMITYDRSDEISGALSLAADLRVIWGGDGSVKALRQYPLAPHARDLTFPDRSSFAVISVDGWRAASEAERRGAAEGFYNDSYWFDQAACSSPRAIFWVGDESLAAEAGVEFRRLLSEVLAAKQHVTEPAMAVQKRVSAYGAAVDGLVTSMTFDGNAVATLELADPSSLPREWLGAGTFGSASVRTLIDLVPIVVRKDQTVSQFGFGREELVEFATELAGRGVDRIVPFGSALSFSAVWDGYDLLAEFSRLVSVQV, from the coding sequence ATGAGCCTCACGCAGCGTTTTCCCCTTGGTGACTCGGTTGCGGTCGGCGAGCTGGTCGACCGGCTCCAGGCCGAGCCCGACGGTGGCCGCCTGAAGGTCGGCGACCCGCGCGTCGTCGAGTTCCTCACCAAGTTCGCGCGCAAGCTGCTCGCGCCCGCGGTGGCCCGCCGGTACCCGGAGCTGGCCTCGCTCGGCTTCTTCCTGCGCAAGGCGGAGATCCAGAAGGCACTGGGGCGGCTCGCTTCGGACGACGAGAGCGCCTTGCGGTTCCCGCGCGGGCTGGTCTTCCACGTGCCACCGGCCAATGTGGACACCATTTTCGTCTATTCGTGGGCGTTGTCCGCTTTGGCGGGGAACCACAACGTGGTGCGCGTTTCCTCGCGTTCGGCGGGGGCCGCGGAAGAGGTGCTGACCGCGCTGAACGCCGCGTTGTCCGAAGTGGACCCGGAAACCGCCGCGCTGATCACGCAGACCCAGCGGATGATCACCTACGACCGCAGTGACGAGATCAGCGGCGCCCTGTCGCTGGCCGCCGACCTGCGGGTGATCTGGGGCGGCGACGGTTCGGTGAAGGCGCTGCGGCAGTACCCGCTGGCGCCGCACGCGCGGGACCTGACCTTCCCGGACCGGTCCTCGTTCGCGGTGATCTCGGTCGACGGGTGGCGGGCCGCGTCCGAGGCCGAGCGCCGGGGTGCCGCCGAGGGCTTCTACAACGACTCGTACTGGTTCGACCAGGCCGCCTGCTCCTCGCCGCGTGCGATCTTCTGGGTGGGGGACGAGTCATTGGCCGCCGAGGCCGGGGTCGAGTTCCGGAGGCTGCTGTCCGAGGTGCTCGCGGCGAAGCAGCACGTCACCGAACCGGCCATGGCCGTGCAGAAGCGGGTCTCGGCCTACGGTGCCGCGGTCGACGGGCTGGTCACCTCGATGACCTTCGACGGCAACGCGGTCGCCACCCTCGAACTGGCCGATCCGTCCTCGCTGCCGCGTGAATGGCTGGGGGCGGGCACGTTCGGCTCGGCGAGTGTGCGTACTCTCATCGACTTGGTGCCGATTGTGGTGCGCAAAGATCAAACCGTCAGCCAATTCGGGTTCGGCCGCGAGGAATTGGTTGAGTTCGCGACCGAACTGGCGGGGCGCGGCGTGGATCGAATCGTTCCGTTCGGATCCGCGCTCAGTTTCTCCGCCGTCTGGGACGGTTACGACCTGCTGGCCGAGTTCAGCCGCTTGGTGAGTGTTCAGGTGTGA